In a genomic window of Pseudomonas oryzihabitans:
- a CDS encoding helix-turn-helix transcriptional regulator: protein MRTEPARKVRLTTANVLLAELLKPFLEERHGIELCCVSELAEVDDASLILVDLGSVPEAALERWLEGLVPAVTVAFLNATVEQALPWVERFPAIQGVFAPQASREQLLQGLGALLAGEDWLPRGILAHLLRRSRERPSIAADGLTRREREILRLVGRGLSNAAIGQALCLSTHTVKSHMHNLLRKTGAANRAEAALRFHAGQDLP from the coding sequence ATGCGCACGGAACCTGCGAGAAAGGTTCGCCTGACGACGGCAAACGTCCTCTTGGCGGAATTGCTCAAACCCTTTCTGGAAGAACGGCACGGCATCGAACTCTGCTGTGTCAGCGAACTGGCCGAGGTCGACGACGCCAGCCTGATCCTGGTCGACCTCGGCAGTGTGCCGGAAGCAGCACTCGAGCGCTGGCTGGAAGGCCTGGTGCCGGCGGTCACCGTGGCCTTTCTGAATGCCACCGTCGAACAGGCCCTGCCTTGGGTCGAACGCTTTCCCGCCATCCAGGGCGTGTTCGCGCCCCAGGCCAGCCGGGAACAACTGCTGCAGGGCCTGGGCGCCCTGCTGGCTGGCGAGGATTGGCTGCCGCGCGGCATTCTCGCCCACCTGCTGCGCCGCTCCCGCGAACGGCCCAGCATCGCCGCCGATGGCCTGACCCGCCGCGAACGGGAGATCCTGCGCCTGGTAGGCCGCGGTCTGTCCAACGCCGCCATCGGCCAGGCACTGTGCCTGAGCACCCATACCGTCAAGAGCCATATGCACAACCTGCTGCGCAAGACTGGCGCCGCCAATAGAGCCGAGGCGGCGCTGCGCTTTCACGCCGGCCAGGATCTGCCGTGA
- the csgE gene encoding curli production assembly/transport protein CsgE produces MKAAWLLLGLLATGAARAEGDIIQGLLVDNTISRFGHEFYRQFADRLTDTTELDFNLVVRERPSARWGSLVWVEYEQRLLYRQFIPPGNSDLKEAAYAAADQVREGITRQRLENLLQDNFDMEKDEL; encoded by the coding sequence ATGAAAGCGGCCTGGTTGCTGCTCGGCCTGCTGGCGACCGGAGCGGCCCGCGCCGAGGGCGACATCATCCAAGGCCTGCTGGTGGACAACACCATTTCCCGCTTCGGTCACGAGTTCTATCGCCAGTTCGCCGACCGCCTCACCGACACCACCGAGCTGGATTTCAATCTGGTGGTGCGCGAGCGCCCCTCGGCGCGCTGGGGCAGCCTGGTGTGGGTCGAGTACGAACAGCGGCTGCTCTATCGCCAGTTCATCCCCCCGGGCAACAGCGACCTCAAGGAGGCCGCCTACGCCGCCGCGGACCAGGTCCGCGAGGGCATCACCCGGCAGCGGTTGGAAAACCTGCTGCAGGACAACTTCGACAT